The Herminiimonas arsenitoxidans genome window below encodes:
- the pncB gene encoding nicotinate phosphoribosyltransferase, which translates to MNPIVRSLLENDLYKFTMWQALLHSHPDAQAEYAFVCRNTPVYPLSELKADVERELDHLCTLFFAEDELAYLRSLRFMKSDFVDFLTVFRFQRKFITVTTDGETLNIHAVGPQVHVMSFEIFVLYIVNELYFRRFDQQVSLLEGRKRLQEKIQMLHAFGEEVAKKNPFEFFDFGVRRRFSAAWHEEVVITLAKEVPQYFKGSSNVYFAKKYGLTPIGTMAHEYLQAYQSFGVRLRDFQKVALEDWVQEYRGDLGIALTDVVGMDAFLADFDLYFAKLFDGLRHDSGDPVVWGEKALAHYAKLRVDASNKRFVFSDALDLPTAFSLYRHFADRVMTGFGIGTNLSNDTGVPALNIVMKLMACNGQPVAKLSDSAGKTLCTDETFLAYLRQVFHHPAVK; encoded by the coding sequence ATGAATCCCATAGTCCGCAGCCTGTTGGAAAACGATTTATACAAATTCACGATGTGGCAGGCCTTGCTGCATAGCCATCCCGATGCACAGGCGGAGTACGCATTCGTCTGTCGCAACACGCCGGTTTATCCTTTAAGTGAGTTGAAAGCGGATGTAGAGCGCGAGCTGGATCATTTATGCACGCTCTTCTTTGCGGAAGATGAATTGGCTTATTTACGCAGCTTGCGCTTCATGAAAAGTGACTTCGTGGATTTTCTGACCGTGTTTCGTTTTCAACGGAAATTCATAACGGTGACGACAGATGGCGAGACGCTGAACATTCATGCGGTCGGTCCGCAAGTGCATGTGATGAGTTTTGAGATTTTTGTTTTGTATATCGTCAATGAACTCTACTTCCGTCGCTTCGATCAACAGGTTTCTTTGCTGGAAGGACGCAAACGCCTGCAAGAAAAAATTCAGATGCTGCACGCATTTGGTGAAGAAGTCGCAAAGAAGAATCCATTTGAATTTTTTGATTTTGGAGTGCGCAGACGTTTTTCTGCTGCATGGCATGAAGAAGTTGTCATCACGCTAGCGAAAGAAGTGCCGCAGTATTTCAAAGGCAGTTCAAATGTGTATTTCGCGAAGAAGTATGGATTAACACCGATAGGTACGATGGCACATGAATATCTACAGGCCTACCAATCGTTTGGCGTGCGCCTGCGTGATTTTCAGAAAGTAGCACTGGAAGATTGGGTACAGGAATATCGCGGTGATCTGGGTATAGCCTTGACTGATGTGGTTGGTATGGATGCTTTTCTTGCCGATTTCGATCTGTACTTCGCCAAGCTGTTCGATGGCCTGCGCCATGATTCGGGTGATCCAGTTGTATGGGGCGAAAAGGCGCTGGCGCACTATGCCAAATTGCGGGTGGATGCGAGTAACAAGCGTTTTGTATTTTCGGATGCACTGGATTTGCCGACAGCGTTTTCCTTGTATCGACACTTCGCGGATCGCGTGATGACGGGTTTTGGTATCGGCACTAATCTATCGAATGATACCGGCGTGCCAGCGCTGAATATTGTGATGAAGTTAATGGCATGTAACGGACAGCCTGTTGCCAAGCTGTCCGATTCTGCAGGTAAGACTTTATGTACCGATGAAACTTTCTTGGCTTATTTGAGGCAAGTTTTTCATCATCCTGCCGTCAAGTGA
- a CDS encoding methyl-accepting chemotaxis protein: MNSLKRYIAKRGVGVKLSAISFLLIAVVFGAFVWISEHATADVLEQRAAEEVNAKSQLILGMTNDTALIKSKLLSLKVGQTGSYYVLDANQGKDYGKLVIAANKEGQNILASKASDGREFIKDILSKKEGLIRYRPDAQSAERIAAFTYAKDKNWVVVGDTYAYEFSQDAGMLRNIFAVAALAAALILAALLYVTIRKMLITPLAQATQAARKLSTGDLTVRLQTNRSDEVGHLLNAINGIGQGLANVVWNIRNGTKTLSTATNEIAAGNLDLSSRTEQQASSLEETASAMEEMTSTVKENAANAEQANQLARTASEVAVKGGNVVAEVVNTMDSINQSSKKIVDIISVIDSIAFQTNILALNAAVEAARAGEQGRGFAVVAGEVRSLAQRSSAAAREIKSLIEDSVSKVQSGSKLVAHAGATMNEVVTSIQRVDNIMSEISSASREQSIGIEQVNQAIAQMDQVTQQNAALVEQAAAAAEALQNQTTELNNVVDVFKIKNGSHGTMEEASEMVMRAIASLHANGKTETFAEINNKLGPFCDRDLYVVVYDMHGKNLAHGANPALIGKDLINAKDGAGNLFIQERLSIIKNHGKGWQDYMFLNPISKQMEAKSMYLDKYQDLIIGCGVYKEVGATQQVKPGRKQISTEKNTLRLGTDKANTHHKRIEKEAA, encoded by the coding sequence ATGAACAGCCTTAAGCGTTATATAGCCAAGCGTGGTGTCGGTGTAAAACTTTCCGCCATATCCTTTTTACTCATTGCTGTGGTCTTCGGTGCATTTGTATGGATCAGCGAGCACGCGACAGCCGATGTGCTGGAGCAACGCGCAGCTGAAGAGGTCAATGCGAAGAGCCAGTTGATACTCGGCATGACCAACGATACTGCACTCATCAAGAGCAAGCTGCTATCGCTTAAAGTCGGCCAGACCGGAAGCTACTATGTACTCGATGCGAATCAAGGCAAAGACTACGGCAAATTGGTTATCGCAGCGAACAAGGAAGGACAAAACATTCTGGCAAGCAAAGCCAGCGATGGCCGCGAATTCATCAAAGACATCCTGAGCAAGAAAGAAGGCCTCATCCGCTATCGCCCCGACGCACAATCAGCTGAACGCATAGCCGCATTCACCTATGCAAAAGATAAAAATTGGGTAGTCGTCGGCGATACCTATGCCTATGAGTTCTCGCAGGACGCCGGCATGTTGCGCAATATTTTCGCTGTTGCGGCACTGGCTGCTGCACTGATTTTGGCGGCGCTGTTATACGTAACCATACGCAAGATGCTGATCACTCCTCTTGCACAAGCAACACAAGCGGCACGCAAGCTCTCTACTGGCGACCTCACTGTCAGGCTGCAAACCAATCGTTCGGATGAAGTCGGCCATCTGCTGAATGCAATCAACGGCATTGGTCAAGGACTGGCCAACGTCGTATGGAATATTCGTAACGGTACTAAAACCTTATCGACAGCAACCAATGAAATCGCCGCCGGCAATCTGGATCTCTCATCGCGTACCGAGCAACAAGCCAGCTCACTGGAAGAAACTGCATCAGCGATGGAAGAGATGACCTCGACCGTGAAAGAAAACGCAGCCAATGCAGAACAAGCTAATCAGTTGGCGCGCACCGCATCTGAAGTAGCAGTCAAAGGCGGCAACGTCGTAGCAGAAGTCGTCAACACGATGGACTCGATCAATCAATCATCGAAGAAGATTGTAGACATCATCAGCGTCATCGACAGCATCGCCTTTCAGACCAACATCCTGGCATTGAATGCAGCTGTCGAAGCCGCACGCGCAGGCGAACAAGGACGCGGCTTTGCCGTCGTTGCAGGAGAAGTCCGCAGTCTGGCGCAACGCAGTTCAGCTGCTGCACGTGAAATCAAATCCCTGATCGAAGACTCAGTCAGCAAAGTACAAAGCGGCAGCAAGCTGGTCGCGCATGCCGGTGCCACCATGAATGAAGTTGTCACCAGCATTCAGCGCGTCGACAACATCATGAGTGAAATCAGTTCTGCCAGCCGCGAGCAAAGCATAGGCATAGAACAAGTCAACCAAGCCATCGCACAAATGGATCAAGTAACGCAGCAGAATGCCGCGCTGGTTGAACAAGCTGCTGCTGCTGCAGAAGCGCTACAAAACCAAACGACAGAATTGAATAATGTCGTCGACGTCTTCAAGATCAAGAATGGCAGCCACGGCACGATGGAAGAAGCAAGCGAGATGGTCATGCGCGCGATTGCATCCCTGCATGCAAACGGCAAGACAGAAACCTTCGCCGAGATCAATAACAAGCTCGGTCCATTCTGCGACCGCGATCTATACGTCGTGGTCTACGATATGCACGGCAAGAATCTGGCGCACGGTGCCAACCCGGCCTTGATAGGCAAGGATTTGATCAATGCCAAAGATGGTGCCGGCAATCTGTTCATTCAGGAACGCCTCTCCATCATCAAGAACCACGGCAAGGGCTGGCAGGATTACATGTTCCTCAATCCCATCTCGAAACAGATGGAAGCCAAATCCATGTATCTCGACAAGTATCAGGATTTGATTATCGGTTGCGGTGTCTATAAAGAAGTAGGTGCGACGCAGCAGGTCAAGCCAGGGCGCAAACAAATTTCGACAGAGAAAAATACTCTGCGGCTCGGAACAGATAAGGCAAACACTCACCACAAGCGTATCGAAAAAGAAGCTGCATAA
- a CDS encoding glutamate/aspartate ABC transporter substrate-binding protein, which yields MKIVNSLALILSAGLFAGVVHAQELTGTLKKIKDTGMITLGARESTAPFSYNLEGSQFVGYSVDIMMKIVDHLKTELKMPNLQFRIMPFTAQNRIALMQNGTLDLECSTTTNTEDRQKQVAFSNSIFIIGTRLLTAKDSGIKDFADLKGKNVSTTAGTTSERLLNKVNDEKNLGMNIIAAKENGQAFLSVDSGRAVAFMMDDAILYGERAKSKNPEKWHVVGTPQSREAYGCMMRKDDAPFKKLVDGVVADLMKSGQIMPIYKKWFENPIPPRQLQLSYPVSDDVKNLYAHPNDKAIQ from the coding sequence ATGAAAATTGTTAATAGCCTCGCTTTAATCCTTTCCGCCGGTCTGTTCGCAGGTGTCGTGCATGCCCAGGAGCTCACAGGTACGCTCAAAAAAATCAAGGACACCGGCATGATCACGCTGGGTGCGCGCGAATCTACCGCCCCATTCAGCTACAACCTGGAAGGTTCGCAATTCGTCGGCTATTCAGTCGACATCATGATGAAGATAGTCGATCATCTGAAAACCGAATTGAAGATGCCGAATCTGCAATTCCGCATCATGCCTTTCACCGCGCAGAATCGTATTGCATTGATGCAGAACGGCACGCTCGATCTGGAATGTTCCACCACCACCAATACCGAAGATCGTCAGAAGCAGGTTGCCTTCTCCAACAGCATCTTCATCATCGGCACACGTCTGCTGACCGCCAAAGATTCCGGCATCAAGGATTTCGCTGATCTGAAAGGCAAGAATGTTTCCACCACTGCAGGCACCACCTCGGAACGTTTGCTCAACAAGGTCAATGACGAAAAAAATCTGGGCATGAACATCATCGCTGCCAAGGAAAACGGGCAGGCATTTTTATCTGTCGATAGCGGGCGAGCGGTGGCCTTCATGATGGACGATGCCATTCTTTACGGCGAACGCGCCAAATCCAAGAATCCAGAAAAATGGCATGTCGTCGGCACACCGCAATCGCGCGAAGCTTATGGCTGCATGATGCGCAAAGACGATGCCCCATTCAAGAAATTAGTTGATGGCGTAGTTGCCGATTTGATGAAGTCCGGCCAGATCATGCCTATCTATAAAAAATGGTTTGAGAATCCTATTCCTCCACGCCAGTTGCAACTCAGCTATCCGGTGTCGGATGACGTGAAAAATCTGTACGCCCATCCGAACGACAAAGCCATTCAATAA
- a CDS encoding amino acid ABC transporter permease — MTYDWYWGIFLESANGRETYFDWLLSGFWTTIKMGVLGWILAFVLGSILGVMRTANHRFLSFIATAYVEVVRNVPLIVQLFLWYYLVPKFLPETWRAWLFSQPPATTAFVTATLGLGFFTAARVCEQVYSGIQSVPRGLRNAALAMGFTTPQTYRYVLLPIAYRVILPPMTSEMLSIFKNSSIAATIGVIDLFARTRQLNDYTARAYESFIAVIVCYFIINLTVMLAMHLLEKRMRIPGTAGN; from the coding sequence ATGACTTATGACTGGTATTGGGGAATTTTTCTCGAATCGGCCAATGGACGCGAAACTTATTTTGACTGGCTGCTGTCCGGCTTCTGGACCACCATCAAGATGGGCGTGTTGGGTTGGATACTCGCCTTCGTACTGGGTTCCATTCTCGGCGTTATGCGCACCGCCAACCATCGCTTTCTATCCTTCATCGCGACGGCTTATGTGGAAGTGGTACGCAACGTGCCGCTGATTGTGCAATTGTTCCTGTGGTATTACCTCGTACCAAAATTTCTGCCTGAGACTTGGCGTGCATGGTTGTTCTCTCAACCACCGGCCACGACGGCATTCGTGACAGCAACATTAGGCCTGGGATTTTTCACCGCAGCACGCGTATGCGAACAAGTGTATTCCGGCATTCAATCGGTACCGCGTGGTTTGCGTAATGCGGCGCTGGCAATGGGATTTACCACGCCGCAAACCTATCGCTACGTGCTGCTGCCTATCGCTTACCGTGTGATCCTGCCGCCCATGACGTCGGAGATGCTGAGTATTTTCAAAAACTCATCCATCGCAGCAACGATAGGCGTGATCGATCTGTTTGCCCGCACACGGCAATTAAATGATTACACCGCACGCGCTTATGAATCCTTCATTGCCGTCATCGTGTGCTACTTCATCATCAACCTGACCGTCATGCTGGCGATGCATTTGCTGGAGAAGCGCATGCGCATTCCCGGCACTGCAGGAAATTAA
- a CDS encoding ABC transporter permease subunit (The N-terminal region of this protein, as described by TIGR01726, is a three transmembrane segment that identifies a subfamily of ABC transporter permease subunits, which specificities that include histidine, arginine, glutamine, glutamate, L-cystine (sic), the opines (in Agrobacterium) octopine and nopaline, etc.), translating to MMLGLDFSILTPEAISVLVEGMLVSLKVAGTALVVGLIWGTLLAMMRLSRFRVLSLFSAAYVNFFRSMPLAMVLLGFYLVVPQLLKSLFWVPQTMDTRMLSALIGFALFESAYYAEIMRAGIQSVSKGQLAVSYALGMRPMQAMRLVILPQAFRNMLPLLLMQLIILFQDTSLVYIISLADFFTSAEGIGERDGRVEEMMLVAGATYFIICFTASMLVKRLSGAKKS from the coding sequence ATCATGCTTGGTCTGGATTTTAGTATCCTCACGCCGGAAGCCATCAGCGTGTTGGTCGAAGGCATGCTGGTGTCCCTAAAGGTAGCTGGCACTGCACTGGTCGTCGGCTTGATATGGGGCACGCTATTGGCAATGATGCGGCTGTCGCGCTTCCGCGTGCTATCGCTATTCTCTGCGGCTTACGTCAACTTCTTTCGCTCCATGCCTTTGGCGATGGTCTTGCTGGGTTTCTATCTGGTGGTGCCGCAGTTGCTCAAAAGTTTGTTCTGGGTACCGCAGACGATGGATACACGCATGTTGTCTGCACTGATTGGCTTCGCCTTGTTCGAGTCCGCTTATTACGCAGAGATCATGCGTGCCGGCATACAAAGCGTATCAAAAGGGCAGCTCGCCGTTTCCTACGCATTGGGTATGCGTCCTATGCAAGCGATGCGTCTGGTCATCTTGCCGCAGGCATTCCGCAATATGTTGCCGCTGCTCTTGATGCAATTGATCATTCTGTTTCAAGACACTTCGCTGGTCTACATCATCTCGCTCGCAGATTTCTTCACTAGTGCCGAAGGTATAGGTGAACGCGATGGTCGCGTCGAAGAAATGATGCTGGTAGCCGGCGCAACTTATTTCATTATTTGCTTCACCGCGTCCATGCTGGTCAAGCGCTTATCAGGAGCAAAAAAATCATGA
- a CDS encoding amino acid ABC transporter ATP-binding protein: MIDIYRVSKWYGNFQVLTDCSTQIAKGDVVVVCGPSGSGKSTLIKTVNGLEPITTGKIMVDGISVNAHGTDLPKLRSRVGMVFQNFELFPHLSIRENLTLAQIHVLRRSKEEAMEKGMLYLERVGLKTQADKYPGQLSGGQQQRVAIARALSMDPICMLFDEPTSALDPEMVNEVLDVMVELAQEGMTMMCVTHEMGFARKVADRIIFMDKGSIVEDCSKEDFFGNLEARSERAQQFLSNILAH; encoded by the coding sequence ATGATCGATATTTATCGCGTATCGAAGTGGTATGGCAATTTTCAAGTATTAACCGATTGCTCGACGCAGATTGCCAAAGGCGATGTAGTCGTCGTCTGCGGTCCATCCGGTTCGGGAAAATCAACTCTGATCAAAACCGTCAACGGCCTGGAACCCATCACCACCGGCAAGATCATGGTCGATGGCATCTCGGTCAATGCACACGGCACCGACTTGCCCAAGCTGCGCTCGCGCGTCGGCATGGTGTTCCAGAACTTTGAATTGTTTCCACATCTATCCATTCGTGAAAATCTGACGCTCGCGCAAATACATGTCTTGCGACGCAGCAAGGAAGAGGCGATGGAAAAAGGCATGTTGTATCTGGAACGCGTTGGTTTGAAAACGCAGGCTGATAAATATCCAGGACAACTATCCGGCGGACAACAACAACGCGTGGCAATTGCACGCGCCTTGTCAATGGACCCGATCTGCATGCTGTTCGATGAACCGACTTCAGCACTCGATCCGGAAATGGTGAATGAAGTGCTGGATGTCATGGTGGAACTCGCACAAGAAGGCATGACCATGATGTGTGTCACACATGAAATGGGATTTGCCCGTAAAGTAGCGGATCGCATCATCTTCATGGATAAGGGCAGCATCGTCGAAGATTGCAGCAAGGAAGATTTTTTCGGCAATCTGGAAGCCCGCTCGGAACGCGCCCAACAATTCCTCTCCAATATTCTTGCGCATTAA
- a CDS encoding DSD1 family PLP-dependent enzyme — MSHNDLSSTFTSNIQAAPAATGDLLDSVDTPALLVDLDAFEDNLARVHTRILQAGLQVRPHGKAHKSPAIAHKQIEAGAHGICCQKVSEAEVFVDAGIQDVLITNQIVGMRKVDRLAALAGRAHIGVCVDHPIQVEQLGDAVVKEGTHIDVLVEVDIGHGRCGVANAFEAIDLARTIQQYHPHLRFVGIHAFRGSAQHMRQPQERAAAVTSAVEKVRGIVQELEAAGFACTTITGGGTGTYMHEASSTLYTEVQPGSYVLMDTDYAANKLEEGSTPLQHALFGLCTVISVQAGHAVLDGGLKAFAVDQGLPRIQLAGWSVKTLSDEHTVIIPDDTATPLHVGDKVRLIPSHCDPTVNLHDWLIAFRGKTVEHAWPVSARGALF; from the coding sequence ATGAGTCACAACGATTTATCTTCCACCTTCACATCAAATATTCAAGCTGCACCGGCTGCAACAGGTGATCTTCTCGATAGCGTGGATACGCCAGCGTTGTTAGTCGATCTCGATGCATTTGAAGACAATCTGGCGCGCGTACATACACGCATCCTGCAAGCAGGGTTGCAGGTGCGTCCACATGGCAAGGCACACAAAAGTCCCGCCATTGCGCATAAACAAATCGAAGCTGGTGCCCATGGCATCTGTTGTCAGAAGGTAAGCGAAGCAGAAGTCTTCGTCGATGCAGGCATACAAGATGTACTGATCACGAATCAAATTGTCGGCATGCGCAAGGTTGATCGTCTGGCTGCACTGGCCGGTCGAGCACACATTGGTGTTTGTGTCGATCATCCGATTCAGGTCGAGCAACTCGGCGACGCCGTAGTAAAAGAAGGCACACATATTGACGTATTAGTTGAAGTCGATATCGGTCATGGCCGTTGCGGCGTAGCCAATGCGTTTGAAGCAATCGATCTCGCACGCACCATCCAGCAATATCATCCGCATCTACGCTTCGTCGGCATACATGCCTTCCGTGGTTCGGCGCAACACATGCGTCAACCGCAAGAGCGTGCCGCCGCCGTTACTAGCGCAGTGGAAAAAGTACGCGGCATCGTGCAGGAACTGGAAGCAGCAGGCTTCGCGTGCACTACGATTACCGGCGGTGGCACCGGTACCTATATGCATGAAGCGAGTTCTACCTTGTACACCGAAGTGCAACCAGGCTCGTATGTATTAATGGATACCGATTACGCAGCGAACAAGCTGGAAGAAGGCAGCACGCCTTTGCAACATGCTCTGTTCGGTTTATGCACAGTGATCAGTGTGCAAGCTGGCCATGCAGTGCTGGATGGCGGCTTGAAGGCATTTGCTGTCGATCAAGGATTGCCACGTATTCAATTAGCAGGATGGTCGGTCAAAACATTGTCGGATGAACATACAGTGATCATCCCCGACGATACTGCCACACCATTGCACGTCGGTGACAAAGTCAGATTGATTCCCAGTCATTGCGATCCTACAGTCAATCTGCATGATTGGCTCATCGCATTTCGCGGAAAAACAGTAGAACATGCGTGGCCAGTATCGGCGCGTGGCGCTTTGTTTTAA
- a CDS encoding heavy metal sensor histidine kinase — translation MSAKLSVNTHSIARRLALMFAVAATLVFSITGYALYQFQCIELRRHQLQELNTRFDFVENIIVKRINNAHRWTLLEEKMVDLVPQDGSVVYLVESKDPQYRLGTPFAADAQVSNEGNRMRRIETATRTYLTISGEVAAYEDRPAVLLTVGMDASAFDTTARAINAGLVFAFFFCVVAVAGLGWWIARRGLAAVDELSRHAEKLSPLNLAERLPARNLPSELNGLVLSFNGALDRVEQAYVQLSTFNADVAHELRTPLGNLIGQTQVILSRERSAEELTEVLQSNLEELERLRTIINDMLFLAQADRGMRADNLKLTSIAAEVAKSAEFLDMLVEDAGVSLVIDGDADACIDRSLFGRAITNLLYNAIQHCDRNSTIRIHIEKTATDVVINVSNQGVPIASHHLDRLFDRFYRVDSARTDSGNSHGLGLAIVQAIALMHGGTVFAASNANVTTIGFTVADGSASA, via the coding sequence ATGAGCGCGAAACTATCCGTCAATACACATTCGATTGCACGCCGCCTTGCCTTGATGTTCGCGGTGGCGGCGACGCTGGTGTTTTCCATCACCGGTTATGCCTTGTATCAATTCCAGTGCATAGAATTGCGTCGGCATCAGTTGCAGGAGTTGAATACGCGTTTCGATTTTGTAGAAAACATCATCGTCAAGCGCATCAACAACGCGCATAGATGGACGTTGCTGGAAGAAAAAATGGTCGACCTCGTGCCGCAGGATGGCAGCGTTGTTTACCTGGTTGAAAGCAAGGATCCGCAGTATCGACTTGGTACGCCATTTGCCGCAGATGCGCAGGTCAGCAATGAAGGCAATCGCATGCGTCGTATCGAGACGGCGACGCGTACTTATCTGACGATCAGCGGCGAAGTTGCTGCATACGAAGACAGGCCGGCCGTGTTGTTGACGGTGGGTATGGATGCCAGCGCTTTTGATACAACTGCGCGTGCGATTAATGCGGGATTGGTATTTGCCTTTTTCTTCTGTGTCGTTGCCGTTGCGGGTCTGGGTTGGTGGATTGCGCGGCGCGGCTTGGCGGCAGTCGATGAGCTATCGCGTCACGCGGAAAAATTGAGTCCGCTGAATCTGGCCGAACGTTTGCCAGCGCGTAATCTGCCGAGCGAACTCAATGGTTTGGTGTTGTCGTTCAACGGTGCGCTGGATCGTGTTGAGCAGGCGTATGTGCAATTGTCGACATTCAATGCAGATGTGGCGCATGAGTTGCGTACACCGCTAGGTAATCTGATTGGTCAGACGCAGGTGATCTTGTCGCGTGAGCGTTCGGCAGAAGAATTGACGGAAGTCTTGCAATCCAATCTGGAAGAACTGGAGCGCTTGCGCACTATCATCAACGACATGCTCTTCCTGGCGCAAGCTGATCGCGGTATGCGTGCCGATAATTTGAAACTGACATCGATAGCGGCAGAAGTAGCCAAGAGCGCAGAGTTCCTCGATATGCTGGTCGAAGATGCCGGCGTGTCCTTGGTGATAGATGGCGATGCTGATGCGTGCATAGACCGTTCGCTGTTCGGTCGTGCCATTACCAATCTCTTGTATAACGCGATCCAGCATTGCGATCGCAATTCAACGATACGCATACACATTGAAAAAACCGCTACCGATGTGGTGATTAATGTCAGCAATCAAGGTGTACCGATCGCTTCACATCATCTGGATCGTTTATTCGACCGTTTTTATCGCGTCGATTCGGCGCGTACCGATAGCGGCAACAGTCACGGCCTCGGCTTGGCGATTGTTCAGGCAATTGCCCTGATGCATGGTGGTACGGTGTTTGCCGCCAGCAATGCGAATGTGACGACGATAGGATTTACCGTGGCGGATGGTTCTGCATCAGCCTAG
- a CDS encoding heavy metal response regulator transcription factor, with amino-acid sequence MKILLVEDEVKTVAYLQRGLTEQGYAVDVASNGIDGQHLALTGDYDAIVLDIMLPGRDGIEVLQALRLHKSTPVIMLTARGEVDHRIHGLQSGADDYLVKPFSFLELLARLQALSRRGRPQESTHIRIADLHIDLMARRAMRGTRRLDLTAKEFALLAALARHRGQVLSKTVIVEMVWDVNFDSNTNVVEVAIKRLRAKLDEPSDIKLLHTIRGMGYLLEERNEAGV; translated from the coding sequence ATGAAAATCCTGCTGGTTGAAGATGAGGTAAAGACAGTCGCCTACCTGCAGCGCGGATTGACTGAGCAAGGCTATGCAGTTGATGTCGCGAGTAACGGTATCGATGGCCAGCATCTGGCATTGACCGGTGACTACGATGCCATCGTGCTCGACATCATGTTGCCGGGCCGTGATGGTATCGAGGTCTTGCAGGCTTTGCGACTGCACAAGAGTACGCCGGTCATCATGCTGACTGCGCGTGGTGAAGTTGATCATCGCATTCATGGCTTGCAGAGTGGTGCCGATGATTACTTGGTCAAACCGTTTTCCTTTCTTGAATTGCTGGCACGCTTGCAGGCACTGAGCCGCCGCGGTCGTCCACAGGAGTCGACACATATTCGTATTGCCGATCTGCATATAGATTTGATGGCAAGACGCGCAATGCGCGGTACGCGTCGACTTGATCTTACGGCCAAGGAGTTCGCCTTGCTGGCAGCGTTGGCGCGGCATCGCGGTCAAGTTTTGTCGAAAACCGTCATCGTCGAAATGGTGTGGGACGTCAACTTCGACAGCAATACCAATGTGGTTGAAGTTGCGATCAAGCGTCTGCGCGCCAAGCTGGATGAGCCGTCTGACATCAAATTGCTGCACACGATACGTGGCATGGGTTATCTATTGGAAGAACGTAACGAGGCTGGCGTATGA